The Elusimicrobiota bacterium genomic interval AAGCCGGAGGCACGACCGTCACTTTTGACAAACGAGGACGCGCGCTTTATTTCTCCAAGTCCATCATCCCCTATGTGCGCGACCCAAAATCAGCGGATTTGCCCGTCTACAAACATTTGGGCATTTACGCCTATACTCCGGACGCGCTCAAACGCTGGGTGGCCCTGCCCCCCGGCGTGTTCGAGCTGGCCGAGCAGCTCGAACAATTACGCGCGCTGGAACACGGACTGCCCATCGACGTCGTTTTAGTGGACACGCGCGGCCGCACGCTTTGGTCCGTGGACAATCCCTCCGACATCGCCATGGTTGAAGACATCATCAAGAAAGAAGGCGAGCTGGTTTAAGTGCGCCTTTTTCTTGTGCGCCACGGCAATACGTTCAACGACGGAGAAAAAGTCGTGGCTGTGGGCGCTCGCCAAGATCTCCCCTTGACGGACAAAGGCCGCTTGCAGGCGAAAGCCTTCGGACAAAAACTGCTGCGTGAAAAAATCAAACCCGTGGCTGTTTTCTGCTCGCCGCTTAAACGCACCAAGGAATTCGCCCAAATCGCCTTAACAGAAGCGGAACTCGCCGTTACCCCCATTGTCACGGAAACCTTAAGAGAAATCGATTACGGAGGATGGACGGGAAAAACCGACGAGAGCATTCAAAAAGAATTCGGCTATGAATCCTGGCGCGCCTGGCAGGAGGAATCCCGCTGGCCGGATAACGCCGGATGGAAACCGACGCAGCAGGAAGTTATCAATTCAATCAATGAATTGGCCCGCACCGTCGCCATATCGGGGAAACGCGGGCAAAACGTGGTTTTAGTCGGCAGCAACGGCGTGCTGCGCTTTTTTCTCAAGCTGCCCGAAGGCGAATGGGACGAACGAGTTCAAAACAAATCATTCAAAATAGGCACG includes:
- a CDS encoding histidine phosphatase family protein, which translates into the protein MRLFLVRHGNTFNDGEKVVAVGARQDLPLTDKGRLQAKAFGQKLLREKIKPVAVFCSPLKRTKEFAQIALTEAELAVTPIVTETLREIDYGGWTGKTDESIQKEFGYESWRAWQEESRWPDNAGWKPTQQEVINSINELARTVAISGKRGQNVVLVGSNGVLRFFLKLPEGEWDERVQNKSFKIGTGRYGELHYEGGRFFCVSWNKEP